From a region of the Helianthus annuus cultivar XRQ/B chromosome 5, HanXRQr2.0-SUNRISE, whole genome shotgun sequence genome:
- the LOC110941131 gene encoding 40S ribosomal protein S25: protein MAPKKEKAPPPSSKPAKSGGGKQKKKKWSKGKQKEKVNNMVLFDKATYDKLLSEAPKFKLITPSILSDRLRINGSLARKAIKDLMARGAIRMVSAHASQQIYTRATNT, encoded by the exons ATG GCGCCGAAGAAGGAGAAGGCTCCGCCGCCGTCGTCTAAGCCGGCTAAGTCCGGCGGTGGTAAGCAGAAGAAGAAG AAGTGGAGCAAAGGAAAGCAAAAGGAGAAGGTCAACAATATGGTTTTGTTTGACAAGGCAACATACGACAAGCTTCTTTCTGAAGCTCCAAAGTTCAAGCTCATCACTCCTTCCATCTTGTCCGACAGATTAAGG ATCAACGGTTCTTTGGCACGTAAGGCGATTAAGGATTTGATGGCAAGAGGTGCAATAAGGATGGTATCTGCTCATGCTAGCCAGCAGATCTACACCAGGGCTACTAATACTTGA